ATTAAATATAAAAAAAGTGGGGGTGCTTTTACTTTTCTCAATGAAATCAATCACCAAGGCATAGCAGGAAGTTTATCATGGGTACTCATTCTTGGCTACATCTTAACAATTTCTGTATATGCGTTTACCTTTGGACATTATGTAGCCCACGTTTTTAATTTTGGGAGCTGGTTTCCACGAGTCCTTGCATTTGCAGTAATTGCAGCAATAGCTTTAGTCAATTTACGAGGGGTGGGAGAATCATCCAGAGTAGAAATAATAACAGTGTGGGGAAAATTATTTGTTCTTCTGGGATTATCAATATTCGGAATAATTCAATGGAGCCCGGAACAACTGACCGCTGGAATTGAACCCAAAAGCTGGACTACAGCAATTATTGGAGCTGCTACCATATTTATGGCTTATGAGGGATTTCAGTTATTGTCCTACGATTATGAAGATATTAAAAATCCGGTAAAGACATTGCCCAGAGCTACAATATCAGCCGTTATTGCTGTTATTTTTATTTATATTTTAGTTTCGTTAGGTTCTACCATGTTGGTGGGGGCTGAAACACTAATTCAACAAAAAGAGGTTGCCTTGTCTATTGCAGGACAACAGGCTTTGGGCTTTACAGGGTTGGTTCTGGTGACTATTGCAGCAGCCTTTTCGACGGGTTCAGCCATTAATGCGACCCTTTTTTCAACGGCCCGATTAATGGAAACCGTTGCCAAAAAGAAAGATTTACCCCAAATTTTTGTAAAAGAAAACCAGGCGAATATACCTTATTATGCCATCATTATTATGGCTGGATTAGCAACTGTTTTAGCAACTATTGGTTCGTTGAGTTCATTAGTAGATGCTGCAAGCCTGATTTTCTTAATCACTTTTGCCGTTGTCAATTATATTAGCTACCAGCAAAAAATAAAATATAAGATTATTTCTCTTATTGGATCTATAGCTTGTTTGATAGCAATAATTCTGTCGTCTTATGAACAATTCCAAAATAGACCTATCCCATTAATTATCATATGGGTTTTAATCTTTCTGACATTCATAGGAAGGCCTTTTATTTTAAAGAAACTGAATAGCTAAAAAACTGGCCATAAAAAAGGCTGGCGAAAATAAAGTAAAGCTCACGCTGGCTAAATATGACTTATTTCCGGCCACCCTGATAAGTTATGAGGTGTTGTGTATAAGTTCATGTTGGCAAAAGCCCGTCACGGCACCTACAAGGGGGCGTTCGCAGCTATTTTGAAACTTTTATCTAAATTATAATAAGAGTCATCCCGAATTTTGCCGACCGGCAAAGTTTGGGATTTTTTTCAATAAATTGATTGTCAGACAATTATAACTTTTTATGGTTTTTTAAATTTGAAACAGCTTACATTCAACTCTTTCAGAGTTGGTTTTTGTCCCTTTTTGGGCAGTATTTCATACTGCGTTATTGATATTTATCCCCATTCGGGGATAAATTTAATCTTCTTTTTAAAAATTAACTCTATTCTTAATCCATTTCCCGAAGGGAATTAACCTGCCTGCCTGCCTGCCTGCCTGCCGGTATTAATGGCAATGTATGTAATCCATTGGAAATCAAACAAAAACAATCTCAATTCTGAAGGAGTTGAATATATTGCAGATAAATATTGTTAATATATTTTCAGCATCCATTTGAATTAAAAAATTCGGGATGATTCATGTTTTGTAATGATATTACCTCAAATCTTAAAAAAGGCTTTTTATTATTTTCTCTACGGTAATGCCTTCCGCTTCCGCTTT
This sequence is a window from Lewinellaceae bacterium. Protein-coding genes within it:
- a CDS encoding amino acid permease, producing MTKEKKKMSFNATWSMAVGGMVGGGIFSVLGVIISIAGQWAWLSFVLAGLIALISAFSYSQLSIKYKKSGGAFTFLNEINHQGIAGSLSWVLILGYILTISVYAFTFGHYVAHVFNFGSWFPRVLAFAVIAAIALVNLRGVGESSRVEIITVWGKLFVLLGLSIFGIIQWSPEQLTAGIEPKSWTTAIIGAATIFMAYEGFQLLSYDYEDIKNPVKTLPRATISAVIAVIFIYILVSLGSTMLVGAETLIQQKEVALSIAGQQALGFTGLVLVTIAAAFSTGSAINATLFSTARLMETVAKKKDLPQIFVKENQANIPYYAIIIMAGLATVLATIGSLSSLVDAASLIFLITFAVVNYISYQQKIKYKIISLIGSIACLIAIILSSYEQFQNRPIPLIIIWVLIFLTFIGRPFILKKLNS